The Henckelia pumila isolate YLH828 chromosome 2, ASM3356847v2, whole genome shotgun sequence genome includes a window with the following:
- the LOC140881579 gene encoding MADS-box protein SOC1-like yields MVRGKTQMKRIENATSRQVTFSKRRNGLLKKAFELSVLCDAEVALIIFSPRGKLYEFASTSSMQESIARYRMHTEDAQAKIPVDEQNVQQLKHEASAMMKKIEVLEASKRKLLGENLGTCTIEELQQLERQLEHSVTNIRTKKMQVYKRQMDQLKEKGKALAAENATLTEKCNLEPERGPNEDRANARFADIREVYDHVETDLFIGLPHEARIRCLLFKN; encoded by the exons ATGGTGAGAGGGAAGACTCAGATGAAGCGAATAGAAAACGCGACGAGCAGGCAAGTCACCTTCTCCAAGAGAAGAAATGGTCTTCTCAAGAAAGCTTTCGAACTCTCTGTGCTGTGTGATGCTGAGGTTGCTCTTATCATCTTTTCTCCCAGAGGAAAACTCTACGAATTCGCCAGTACTTCAAg CATGCAGGAGTCGATCGCACGATATCGAATGCACACTGAAGATGCTCAAGCTAAGATCCCTGTGGACGAACAAAATGTTCAG CAGTTGAAGCATGAAGCATCAGCTATGATGAAGAAGATTGAGGTGCTTGAAGCTTCGAAACG GAAGCTACTCGGTGAAAATCTGGGAACATGCACCATTGAAGAACTGCAACAGCTGGAACGACAGTTGGAGCATAGCGTAACCAACATCCGAACAAAGAAG ATGCAAGTGTACAAGCGACAGATGGATCAATTGAAAGAAAAG ggAAAAGCCCTAGCTGCTGAAAATGCGACTCTTACTGAGAAG TGTAATTTGGAACCCGAACGAGGGCCGAACGAGGATAGAGCTAACGCGCGGTTCGCGGATATTAGAGAAGTTTATGATCATGTGGAGACTGATTTGTTCATCGGGTTGCCTCATGAGGCAAGAATCAGGTGCCTCCTGTTCAAGAATTGA